A portion of the Halalkalicoccus tibetensis genome contains these proteins:
- a CDS encoding polysaccharide deacetylase family protein, protein MTDSTRGTLRSTRRSFMRAASAGAALLSGSAVVSSSGAAQEDAEDDEPAGYLVFVYDDSPAEDYHQTFHAHEEYDAPGCVAACPGLMDTTEDWLYSGQLEQMYDAGWEVMSHTLEHRALGEVPIVEDVAADDAEIYVDSNVHGRYEGDPLVVFDDESEAEATVVGQGEDADGQYLELEEPLGESFTAGYETRVRYTDEFTEEVLAESRTQLEEIAGEGEVTGYVHTYERDDGLVGELVSEYYEAVPQDDGVGLNPEHEPDPLDLSRRYFEEDAMDEAEIADFLDTVANEPDFGILSGHSHYETLPPERVELAIEMAQERDIEIVTLQEALDRFDVLDAPEREGADEDGDSEGSEDSEADGDDGSDGNGDEEDEESSGFLDGIAEFFRTLFS, encoded by the coding sequence GTGACCGACAGCACACGCGGCACGCTTCGCTCCACGCGGCGATCGTTCATGCGGGCGGCCAGCGCCGGCGCGGCGCTGCTCTCCGGCTCGGCGGTCGTTTCGAGCTCGGGAGCGGCCCAGGAGGACGCCGAGGACGACGAGCCGGCGGGCTACCTCGTGTTCGTCTACGACGACAGCCCCGCCGAGGACTACCACCAGACGTTCCACGCCCACGAGGAGTACGACGCGCCCGGCTGCGTCGCCGCCTGTCCCGGGCTCATGGACACCACCGAGGACTGGCTCTACTCGGGCCAGCTCGAACAGATGTACGACGCGGGCTGGGAGGTCATGTCCCACACCCTCGAGCACCGCGCGCTCGGCGAGGTGCCGATCGTCGAGGACGTCGCGGCGGACGACGCCGAGATCTACGTCGACTCGAACGTCCACGGCCGCTACGAGGGCGACCCGCTGGTCGTCTTCGACGACGAGAGCGAGGCCGAGGCGACCGTCGTCGGCCAGGGCGAGGACGCCGACGGGCAGTACCTCGAGCTCGAGGAGCCCCTCGGCGAGAGCTTCACCGCGGGCTACGAGACGCGGGTGCGCTACACCGACGAGTTCACCGAGGAGGTCCTCGCGGAGTCCCGGACCCAGCTCGAGGAGATCGCGGGCGAGGGCGAGGTGACGGGCTACGTCCACACCTACGAGCGCGACGACGGGCTCGTCGGCGAACTCGTCTCCGAGTACTACGAGGCAGTCCCCCAGGACGACGGCGTCGGGCTGAACCCCGAGCACGAGCCCGACCCGCTCGATCTCTCGCGGCGCTACTTCGAGGAGGACGCGATGGACGAGGCGGAGATCGCCGACTTCCTCGACACCGTCGCGAACGAGCCCGACTTCGGGATCCTCTCGGGCCACAGCCACTACGAGACGCTGCCCCCCGAGCGCGTCGAGCTGGCCATCGAGATGGCCCAGGAGCGCGACATCGAGATCGTCACGCTCCAGGAGGCCCTCGATCGGTTCGACGTTCTCGACGCTCCCGAGCGGGAGGGAGCGGATGAGGACGGGGACAGTGAGGGTAGCGAGGACAGCGAGGCCGACGGGGACGACGGGAGCGACGGTAACGGGGACGAAGAGGACGAGGAGTCCTCGGGGTTCCTCGACGGCATCGCCGAGTTCTTCCGGACCCTCTTCTCGTAG
- a CDS encoding inorganic phosphate transporter: protein MFELFLVLIGIAVAMFVGFNIGGATTGPAFGPAVGASAISKTGAAALMSVFFLIGGWTIGRQVVDTLGNDLVTDPGVFTIQSSIVVLFFIGGALFIGNYYGVPASTSMTAVGAIAGLGVATGSLDWAVMGEIAVWWIVAPIVGFWVSGMIGRYFYPHINRWVAVTTSPGRLIDVDRSGALPRPVAGPNTTRRELGGAVVVVGIGCLMAFSSGTSNIANAIAPLVGAGVDIDLMILLGCGAVAVGAFTIARRTLDTLGNDITDLPLTAAIVVAVVSSTIVIGLSAIGIPASFVIIATTSIVGLGWGRATRTATLSEMVQGDRSPNVSVGALAADEPDTEAPKIGEAEPEPVPTASDLFDPTTTSRVIVLQNVIPILSTVGAYVAFAALFQFWW from the coding sequence ATGTTCGAACTCTTTCTCGTTTTGATCGGTATCGCGGTCGCGATGTTCGTCGGCTTCAACATCGGCGGGGCGACCACGGGCCCCGCGTTCGGGCCGGCCGTCGGAGCGAGCGCGATCTCGAAGACCGGCGCGGCGGCGCTGATGTCGGTGTTCTTCCTGATCGGCGGCTGGACGATCGGCCGCCAGGTCGTCGACACGCTCGGCAACGACCTGGTCACCGACCCCGGCGTGTTCACGATCCAATCCAGCATCGTCGTCCTCTTCTTCATCGGCGGCGCGCTGTTCATCGGCAACTACTACGGCGTCCCCGCCTCGACGTCGATGACGGCCGTCGGTGCGATCGCCGGCCTCGGCGTCGCGACCGGGTCGCTGGACTGGGCGGTGATGGGCGAGATCGCCGTCTGGTGGATCGTCGCCCCGATCGTCGGCTTCTGGGTCTCGGGGATGATCGGCCGATACTTCTACCCGCATATCAACCGGTGGGTGGCGGTCACCACCAGCCCCGGACGGCTGATCGATGTCGATCGGTCGGGCGCCCTCCCGAGGCCGGTCGCCGGACCGAACACGACGCGGCGCGAGCTCGGTGGGGCCGTGGTCGTCGTCGGTATCGGCTGTCTGATGGCCTTCTCGTCGGGCACCTCGAACATCGCGAACGCGATCGCGCCGCTCGTCGGTGCCGGCGTGGACATCGACCTGATGATCCTGCTCGGCTGTGGCGCCGTCGCCGTCGGCGCGTTCACCATCGCCCGCCGAACGCTCGACACGCTCGGCAACGACATCACGGACCTGCCGTTGACCGCGGCGATCGTCGTCGCGGTCGTCTCCTCGACGATCGTCATCGGCCTCTCGGCGATCGGGATCCCCGCCTCCTTCGTCATCATCGCGACGACCTCGATCGTCGGGCTCGGATGGGGCCGGGCGACCCGGACGGCCACGCTCTCGGAGATGGTTCAGGGCGATCGGTCACCGAACGTCTCCGTCGGTGCCCTGGCGGCCGACGAACCTGACACGGAGGCACCGAAGATCGGGGAAGCGGAGCCGGAACCCGTCCCGACCGCGTCGGATCTGTTCGACCCCACGACGACCAGCCGCGTGATCGTCCTCCAGAACGTCATCCCGATCCTCTCGACGGTCGGGGCCTACGTCGCCTTCGCCGCGCTGTTTCAGTTCTGGTGGTGA